CGAAAGCTAATAACTCTTATTTCATTTTGTTAGGCTCTTTATGAATTGCACACTGCGTCACCAGTTAAATAGGCCTATTCAGCTTCtcaagtgcattcatttgtgcCATTGTTATTTCTTTGGATTTTACCTTTTGCCTCTaagaaattattttaacaaaagcaCCTTAAAAAATCTCAAGCTAGGCCAAGGAGAggtatatgtgtgtttttcttaAGAAAATGTTATGATGTCTTATGTGTGGCATTTTGATTGAATATTGTTGCACTACAGTATATAGGGACATACAGTAATGTGGGTTATATAGATGTGGGTGGCACAAAACAGTAGAATGCTAGGCTGCGTACATTATTGTGCCATCACTGTGTTAAAGATGCATtatcagtatttttttgtttattacataTCTTTAGAGACAAGTCAAATTAAGTTCCATCCACAATCGTATTTTTAGATctagtttgtagttttattttgcataaaatacCCTGAATCCATATGGGCTTGCCTTTCCTGTTTATACCTATTCTGAgttgtattcatttttgttttgtgttacataCTGGGGTCaggtattcatgttttttttacagaaaatgtacCAATGCTTGCAGGTTTCTATTTCtctttaacaataaataataataataccgccAACATGATTTTGTTATCAACAGCTACCCGTATATTCAGTATTGTACTCATGCAGTCCATATTGAATTCCAGATGCTGATGCCAGGTCCAGGAAGTATCGGTAGCTTGGTGACACCATCATGGTCAATGTGACACTCAATGGAACTTGGGAGGAGGATCATGTTGAGTACAACTATCTGGCTCTTCTGTTTGGAATTCCACTCATCCTTATCATTATCCTGGGGAACATCCTAGTCTGCCTGAGTGTGCTGACGGAACGATCTCTGAAAACTGCTACAAATTACTTCATTGTCAGCCTGGCTGTTGCAGACCTCCTTCTTGCCATATTGGTCCTTCCATTGTATGTCTACTCAGAGGTAAGAGtacttttcattaaaaaagaGCCCTGGCTTCAAGTACCCAAATCTGACACGCCTCTTCAATTTGGACTTGGGTTTATAAGGTTACCTAGCAACCATACATGATTAAAAAACACAGTACTGTAGATCCAGTTCTTCATGAAGTGCATGATTGCTTTCCTGATCCACTTTCTGTGATGTGAAATATATTTCCTTGACCACTAATGATGTTCTCAACTGTACTTGAAATATCACCTCTGTTTAGTTTCTGGGTGGTATATGGACCCTAAACACCTATATCTGTGATGCACTGATGACCATGGATGTAATGCTCTGCACAGCCTCCATTCTCAACCTCGGCGCAATCAGCGTTGATAGGTAAGTATTGCTCATTGAACTTGCAAATTGCTAATGTATTGCTTGCAAAATTATTTCGCTATATTGTTGGATGCTTATTGATCAATTTATTCATGTGGAAGATTAATAGACAGGTTGTTTAATTCTTGTGTAAAACAGCCAAGGGTATTCTTATTGTttgagtgtttgttttcttttatctgtTCCTTTTTTCAATTCTTCAAGTCATTTGAACGAGCTTGAATGACAAATGAGTAGCAACAGGAAATTCCAACTTCACAAAACATTTCTATGCAAAAGGACAGTTCTAAAGAATAACATTAAGAGCCAGAATTTGGGTGCAGTAAATGGTTTTAGGAGTTTTCTGCTTTGATATCCAACGCTGAAAAAGATCAAAGCGCAGAACAAACCCATAGCTTGGGAACTAACAGATGGCAATGAATTTCCAATTATTTTATATGCAATGAGATATGAATATCATTGATCATTCTTTGTCACCTTGATCACTGTATTTGAAGGTTGTATTTACTGTGTGTTCAtggtattaatgtatttatatatctttaAAGAGCAACACTGTGCCCCATACAGAATGCAGGAACTATttttgttctatgtggtatttcttactggtgTATTTATTGAGGCactgggctctattcacaaagctttaactcatgatttattaaagaatgtttttatGATTAAAGTCaagtttgatattcctgaaactaTTCTGGAATATTGGTGGTTTCAAGATCAGTAGTAAGGAGCAATTACTGTCCAACTTTATTAATAAATATCACAAtttattcataaaataaacaatcagtTAAAGCTGagtttaagctttgtgaataaggtCCAGTGCCATTAAGTACCACTCTTAGATGCTAAGGAGTTCATTGAACTGACTGTATTCTCAAATTGTTTTAAACCCATAAATTTCCACAAAACAATCGTAAAACATCTCTGAATAGCTCTTTCCAAATTCTATACTATAGATTTTTCAATTTAAGTAATATTTATGGTTTTGTCAATACCTATTTCTGCCATCATTGCATAAGAAAAATGTTCTACAAATGGATTTGTTCAGTCTGCTTGCTGTAAGTGGTTGGGATTCTTTGAGCTGCCAATATAACATGCTGGGGGCACTCATAATGGCAATTATTAGCATACATCAAGATTTGGACACTGCTGGTTGATGCAGGGTATTCTGGGCTGTGAAGCAGTACCTTTGAACCAACATTTAGAAGAGCAGCCGTACTATATGCAAGAAACAAATGTTATAcagtagcaaacatgtatttacatgtgaaaacatgatatctggaacCGTAATAAAATTTTCTCAGTTTTTGTGCTTGGGTATTCTGTTACTGTTTCATTTTCTTAGCAGTGTCTTTGCAGTCAAGAATGTTATTAGCTgccaagcatgtcagtcattaggggaaacAGCTGGTTAGTTAATACACTTGAAGAAAGGAGATGAAGAGGCGGGGAcattttgtaaatgaaaatacatgtttgttatagTGAAATGTAAGTGCTTTAGAGGTAAGATGTATGgacttattttgttagctacagttagTTTAAATAAAgggacattttcaaaacatcttCAGGGAATTTGGAAAATCCATGCCACTGGAACCCTATTCACAGATCCTTAACTCAAATACAGGCTTTTTTAAGTTAATTGTTCTGATTAAATAATGTTTTCGATATGCATGAAACTGTCCTGGTCTTTTttgtaacctccttgtgctattGTGTTTATCAAtgcacacatttctttctaaTAGTAATTGGGATAAAGGGATTTTGGGTTACGATTTTCCTGCAAGTTGCTTGTCTCTCCACAGTTCTTTTACATATTGTCTGAATGTTCCATCATTTTACACTATGAACTTGCCAATTCTGTGTGACAGCATCAGCAGCTAACTAGAAGGGGTGTGGGTGCACCTCATCAATCATGTGTGCAGGCCAAACGAAAGCAGTGAGTGGCAAGTTACAGACACAATATATTTCTGGCAAAAATACAGAATAGTTCAAATACTCAAAGAGACAGTTACAATGTTTTACCCTAGTGAGTCGTCCATTATAAATCCTGACTTTAAAAACTGATACTGTCctatttattgatgtttttttgttgGCTTGGGCAGGGCTTCATTTTTTAATCTATCTGCTGCCCTCACCTGTTGGCTACGACAACTCATTTTACCTAAGTCTGCCAGGACAGAATAAACCTAAATCCAAGGTGATGGAtaagtgttattgttttctgaatGTAAAATACAGTTCTCAGTACAGGTCTCATTGTCCATTTAAGTTATGATTAAATTTACTACACTTTTGCTCCAACGCAAAGTGGCATAAAACAAGTCAGTTTCAAACTTAGAAATAAACAGTTGAGGATGTTTTTATAAGGATTACACTAACTGTACATCTGAGTTGGTCCATACAGTTTACAGTTTGTATTTATCTTATAAAAAAGCTGAGTACATATGTCTGTGATAAGCAAATTGTGTTGAAATAGATATTAATTAAAATCTAATCTTTTGTATCTCAGGTACATTGCAGTGGTAGTTCCTCTGAAGTACAACCGGAATCAGTTCAGTATGCGGCAGCTGGTCCTAATCACAGCAACCTGGGTCCTATCTTTTGGGGTAGCCAGCCCAGTTATCTTCGGCTTGAACCGTGTCCCCCAAAGGAATCCCCACATTTGCAAGCTGGAAGATGACAACTTTGTGGTCTACTCCTCTGTGTGTTCCTTCTTTGTGCCTTGTCCAATCATGCTGCTGCTCTATTATTGGATGTTCCGTGGACTGAAGAGGTGGAGTGCCAGTCGCAAGTCAAACTTGATGCGTGGGGAGCGGAGGTTCTCCCTTAGTCTGAAGGGCCTgagcagggagaggaggga
Above is a window of Acipenser ruthenus chromosome 14, fAciRut3.2 maternal haplotype, whole genome shotgun sequence DNA encoding:
- the LOC117420032 gene encoding D(4) dopamine receptor-like; protein product: MVNVTLNGTWEEDHVEYNYLALLFGIPLILIIILGNILVCLSVLTERSLKTATNYFIVSLAVADLLLAILVLPLYVYSEFLGGIWTLNTYICDALMTMDVMLCTASILNLGAISVDRYIAVVVPLKYNRNQFSMRQLVLITATWVLSFGVASPVIFGLNRVPQRNPHICKLEDDNFVVYSSVCSFFVPCPIMLLLYYWMFRGLKRWSASRKSNLMRGERRFSLSLKGLSRERREKVKCLMPNLSPTTANQTTLPENDLITTQLDSTSEAEAQERLKEGSPKENGLKQNHCSSKGSQSKSRRVSGRERKAMKVLPIVVGVFLACWTPFFVVHVTKVLCQSCDIGPTLISVVTWLGYVNSAVNPIIYTAFNTEFRNVFQKLLCCQT